From the Melioribacteraceae bacterium 4301-Me genome, the window AATCTGTCATTTATGCAGTTTCTTAGAAATTCATCATCATTTGGCAATTACAAAACTTACAAATTTATCTCAAGTCTTTATTAACGTACCCTCTTTTCGCCTGATGTACGACTTGAATAAACTTGTAAAAGAATTGTATGGCAATTCATCCCAAGAAGAGAATAAAAAAATTAGAGAGATACTTGCTACTACAATAATTGAATACACAAGAAAAATACAGAGTGTTCTTGGTGTTTGGACAACTATGAATATTGAAATTGTACACAAGTATAAAATCAAAAATGACAAAGGAAAGTTAGAAGATAGGATTGAGTTCTTTTCGCTGCCATCGGATGTAATAAAAATAATATCTGATAGAAATATTTCTAATATTTTATCTGATTTAGCAGAATTTAAAATTTTAAATATAGTTTTAGATGAGAAGTTTTCTTTCTTAACTGAGATAGGATACAAACTATTGCGAGAGGGTACAAAAGACTATAATAACAGAAATGAAAAATTTATAAGTAGTATTCTTTACCAACCGAAGAACCAATATAATCCTACCTCAACCGCAAACAAAATATTGAAATTATATTCGTTGATTGAAGATAAATTAAAAAGGAATTAGCTATGGAAGAAAAATTAGAAATCCTAAATAAGCAATTGAAAGATTGCCAGCCCGTTCTCAAAGATTTTGAGAACTATTATAACGAACTCAATCAAAAATATGAAGAGTTCCAAAAACTAATTGAGTATGCTGCCGAACTCAAAAAAGATGAAAAGGAATTTGAAAATCTTTACAAACGAGTTGCAGGAAGAAATGCTTCGAGTTTAGTTGATAATCTTACCAGAAAAGGATATGCATTAAAAAAAGAACTAGGAGATGCATTTGAAAACATGGGCTATCGTTTGCTTGAGCAAGCTAGAGCTGGTAAAAAAGATGATGTTTACTATGGTATACTTAGGATATTTGTAGCAAACAAAAGGAAATTTCCGGATGAATTAGTAGAAGTATTCAAACCGATATACTCTGAGGAAATGTTCAAAGTATTCATCTTCTCTTTTTTAAGCGGAATAATCGGGAAAGAAAAACAATTAGAAAATAATTAAAGGAGCTATAAAATGAAGAACATAACATTAACAATGATTTTTGAAGGTTCAGCATTGAACCGCGATGAAAAAGTAGGTGGTAACATTCTTTCAATTAAAAAAATGAATGTTAACGGTGAAATTAAATCTTACATCGGTAAACCAGCTATCAGACACTATTTGTTTGAAACTTTGCAAAAAGCTTATTCTGATAATTGGGAAGGAGCTAAATTAACAGGTCAAGGTCAAGTAGTACAATTTGATATTGCTGAGGATGATATTTTAACTAAATCAGAATTAGATGCATTTGGCTATATGTACACAATTAGTGGAGATAATTCTATTACAAGAAAAAGTCCGGTGGGTATAACAAAAGCAATTTCTACATTTTCTTATGAACAAGATATTGCCTTTTATGCAAATCACGATTTAGTAGGCAGAGCAATAAAACAAGGAAACAGCGTTAAACCAAATCCTTATAACAAAGAAGAACATACCTCTCTTTATAAATTTAGTGTAACACTTGATGCAAAAAAATTTGGAGAAGATATATGGATTATGAAAAATAAACATTACGAATATCAAAAAAATGATTTAAACTTCTTAAATATTGAAATTGCTTCTCCTAAATCAATTATTCTTGAAAACGTTGAGAGCAAAGAAGATGAAAATGGCGATATTTTCTATGAGATACAGGTTCAAAAACAGAACAGGAAGATTATTATTAATGGGAATGAAATAATCGTTGATTATGATTTAATGAAAAAAAGTAAAATCAAAAAGTCTGAAGATACGAAGTTAAACTTTATCCCAGAAATTGTAAAAGTTTCTCAAAAAGATGATAAAGAAAAATTAAAAAAGGAACAGCAAAAAGCTTCTAACGATTTTGAAATAATCGACTATGAAGAGAATGAAGAAGAAAAAACTTATACTTTCTCTGTATCAAGAAAACCAATCTATTCCAGTGGCGATAAAACATTAACTTTAGAATTAGGGGCTGTAAAATCTTTCGAGATAAAAAACAAAAATGGGAATGAATATGAAATAGAGAGAGGAAAAATTAAAATTGAGAGCATATCATCTAACGGACCTTTTAAAATAACTTTTTCATTGAAAGACGATGAAAAACAAAAAAGAATTAAAAATATTCTAGAGGTGTTCAAAAATGGTCTATGCGCCCAATCCAGTGGCGAAGCTAATACAATCGTTCCATTATTTATTATTGCTAGTGGAGTGAAAATCCCTTCCCCCATTTTTCATAGTTATATTGACGTTAAAAGAGAAGACGACAAGTTCAAAATAATCGGCATTAAAGATTGTTTGAGTAACGGATGGATAGATGGTCAAGTATACATACAAGATTGCGAAAGAATTCCGGTAGATATACAAGATGGAAAAGTAACCAAAGATTGGAATACATTTATGAAAAGCCTCAATAATAAAGAAGAGGATAAAAATGCATCTTCTACGAATTAAAATCTATCAACCAAATGCACATTATAGGCTACCCTTTGCGT encodes:
- the cas7i gene encoding type I-B CRISPR-associated protein Cas7/Cst2/DevR, encoding MKNITLTMIFEGSALNRDEKVGGNILSIKKMNVNGEIKSYIGKPAIRHYLFETLQKAYSDNWEGAKLTGQGQVVQFDIAEDDILTKSELDAFGYMYTISGDNSITRKSPVGITKAISTFSYEQDIAFYANHDLVGRAIKQGNSVKPNPYNKEEHTSLYKFSVTLDAKKFGEDIWIMKNKHYEYQKNDLNFLNIEIASPKSIILENVESKEDENGDIFYEIQVQKQNRKIIINGNEIIVDYDLMKKSKIKKSEDTKLNFIPEIVKVSQKDDKEKLKKEQQKASNDFEIIDYEENEEEKTYTFSVSRKPIYSSGDKTLTLELGAVKSFEIKNKNGNEYEIERGKIKIESISSNGPFKITFSLKDDEKQKRIKNILEVFKNGLCAQSSGEANTIVPLFIIASGVKIPSPIFHSYIDVKREDDKFKIIGIKDCLSNGWIDGQVYIQDCERIPVDIQDGKVTKDWNTFMKSLNNKEEDKNASSTN